A genomic segment from Chitinophaga niabensis encodes:
- a CDS encoding Gldg family protein, whose translation MKIIFRIARQELSLLFHSPVAWLILIVFPVQIGMDFIHYIQMIGRAQRMGNHFSNVTAMIFASPQQGFYPGVKGTLYLYIPLLTMGLISRETHSGSIKLLLSSPIKVRDIVMGKYVAMMGYGALLLLIICLYSISGAFFIDNIDWALLASGSMGLYLLICAYAAIGLFMSSLTSYQVVAAISTLAVLAGLNFIGSLFQGNDAVRGITHFMSISGRTEQFIFGLISTEDAFYFFLVIAFFLAITGMRLQDQREARPAIVRTARYIGLIALCFLTGYISSRPVFTGYIDMTATRAHTLGPQSRELIKSMNKPLKITTYVNILDNNYYLGAPEKKSEDERVLTPYRRFMPDLQMDYVYYYDFSNNKNLYKNYPGESDAAIAKKVADIQSLDYKKVLPPDQIRRTVDLGPEENRLVRLLQYGKERTFLRYYNDIMIYPGEQEFTAALRRVVTPAEIPVITFLTGNGERSITKEGDAALKKFVNELSFRHALINQGFNVDTVNLSYEEIPAATSVLVIADPKMAIPPAAQAKLDQYISSGGNLFVIAEPGSQEILKPILQQLDVQLGETPILEESRDYAPDFILASFSNKVGEITPKLAGYQADSGVVSMAGAVNLQYGQQFGFHTIPLLTAKNGQALAVAAERKIKDKTQRIIVTGDADFMSTGELGRRKPDTWNQLLITESFRWFTYGKFPVNTGAVRSKDVIDSDDDGILTMRVFFFGVIPVSLLIFATVLLLYRKRR comes from the coding sequence GCTTCTATCCTGGGGTGAAAGGCACCTTATATCTTTATATTCCACTTTTAACAATGGGCCTGATCAGCCGGGAAACACACAGTGGTTCCATTAAATTGTTATTGTCTTCTCCCATTAAAGTAAGGGATATTGTAATGGGAAAATATGTAGCGATGATGGGATATGGGGCATTGCTGCTGCTCATCATTTGCCTGTATAGCATTTCCGGCGCGTTCTTTATTGACAATATAGACTGGGCGCTGTTAGCTTCCGGTTCAATGGGTTTATACCTGCTTATCTGCGCTTATGCTGCCATAGGGCTTTTCATGTCGTCCCTTACCAGTTACCAGGTAGTGGCTGCTATCAGTACATTAGCAGTATTGGCTGGCCTGAACTTCATTGGTAGCCTCTTTCAGGGCAATGATGCAGTACGTGGCATCACCCATTTCATGTCTATCTCCGGAAGAACGGAGCAGTTTATCTTTGGGCTGATCAGCACAGAAGATGCCTTTTACTTCTTCCTGGTGATTGCTTTTTTCCTGGCCATCACAGGGATGCGTTTGCAGGATCAACGGGAGGCAAGACCAGCTATCGTAAGAACCGCCAGGTATATCGGGCTGATCGCATTATGTTTTCTCACCGGCTATATCAGCTCCCGGCCGGTCTTTACCGGTTATATTGATATGACTGCCACCAGGGCTCATACACTTGGCCCGCAAAGCCGTGAACTGATCAAGTCAATGAACAAGCCCCTGAAGATCACCACCTATGTAAATATCCTCGATAATAATTACTACCTGGGTGCGCCGGAGAAAAAAAGTGAGGATGAAAGAGTACTTACACCTTATCGCAGGTTTATGCCAGACCTGCAAATGGATTACGTGTACTACTATGATTTCTCCAACAACAAAAACCTCTACAAAAATTATCCCGGCGAAAGTGATGCTGCCATTGCCAAAAAAGTGGCGGACATCCAGAGCCTCGATTATAAAAAGGTATTGCCCCCGGATCAGATCCGTAGAACAGTTGATCTTGGGCCGGAAGAAAACCGTCTGGTAAGGCTCCTGCAATATGGTAAGGAAAGAACTTTCCTCCGGTATTACAACGATATCATGATCTACCCCGGTGAACAGGAATTTACAGCGGCGCTGAGACGTGTTGTAACACCCGCTGAAATACCTGTAATTACCTTCCTTACCGGCAATGGCGAAAGAAGTATTACAAAAGAAGGTGATGCTGCTTTGAAGAAGTTTGTAAATGAGCTGTCCTTCCGGCACGCACTGATCAACCAGGGCTTTAATGTAGATACCGTTAACCTTAGCTATGAGGAAATTCCCGCAGCCACTTCCGTGCTGGTAATAGCAGACCCTAAAATGGCCATTCCCCCTGCAGCACAGGCAAAACTGGATCAATATATTTCCAGTGGCGGCAACCTGTTTGTGATCGCTGAACCGGGATCGCAGGAAATACTGAAACCCATCCTGCAGCAACTGGATGTACAACTGGGCGAAACACCCATACTGGAAGAAAGCAGGGATTATGCACCGGATTTTATCCTGGCCTCCTTTTCCAATAAGGTAGGGGAGATCACGCCCAAACTCGCAGGATACCAGGCAGATAGCGGAGTAGTATCTATGGCAGGTGCCGTAAACCTTCAGTATGGGCAACAGTTTGGTTTCCATACCATTCCATTACTGACCGCCAAAAACGGGCAGGCACTGGCCGTTGCAGCAGAAAGAAAAATAAAGGATAAAACACAACGGATCATCGTAACAGGGGATGCTGATTTCATGAGCACAGGGGAACTGGGACGGCGTAAACCGGATACCTGGAACCAGCTGCTGATCACAGAATCATTCCGCTGGTTCACCTACGGCAAGTTCCCGGTAAATACCGGAGCCGTAAGATCAAAGGATGTAATAGACAGTGATGACGATGGCATCCTTACCATGCGGGTATTCTTCTTTGGCGTGATACCGGTATCGCTCCTGATCTTTGCAACGGTACTGTTGCTCTACAGGAAGAGAAGATAA
- a CDS encoding class I SAM-dependent methyltransferase, whose translation MNPNKALWEKGDFTKLAETMRESGAALVSKLNVTKGLKVLDLGCGDGTTAIPSAKLGADVLGVDIASNLVEAGNKRVKAEGLTNITFREGDATDLHELDDQSFDLVVTIFGAMFAPKPQDVAKEMVRVTRPGGKIVMGNWIPGDPTLVAQILKISSAYTPPPPEGFISPMLWGVEEQVIERFANAGVAKEDISFERDTFNFAVSSTPSAFLERFKTYYGPTMNAFEAAEKNGKAAELKQELETLFNSQNKSGSSDSTLIPATFLKVTVNRR comes from the coding sequence ATGAATCCAAACAAAGCATTATGGGAGAAGGGCGACTTTACCAAGCTCGCTGAAACTATGCGTGAAAGCGGCGCAGCACTCGTTTCTAAGTTAAATGTCACTAAAGGTCTTAAAGTACTGGACCTCGGTTGTGGCGACGGTACCACGGCTATTCCTTCCGCAAAACTCGGAGCGGATGTTTTAGGTGTTGACATTGCCAGTAATCTTGTGGAAGCAGGGAATAAGCGTGTAAAGGCTGAAGGGCTTACCAACATTACGTTCCGGGAAGGCGATGCAACTGATCTGCATGAACTGGATGATCAAAGCTTTGACCTTGTTGTAACCATCTTTGGTGCTATGTTCGCCCCCAAACCGCAGGATGTAGCGAAAGAAATGGTGCGCGTTACACGCCCCGGAGGAAAGATTGTTATGGGCAACTGGATACCCGGAGATCCCACACTGGTAGCCCAGATCCTCAAGATCAGCTCCGCCTATACACCACCGCCACCAGAGGGTTTTATCAGCCCTATGTTGTGGGGTGTAGAAGAGCAGGTAATAGAACGTTTTGCTAACGCAGGTGTGGCAAAAGAAGACATCTCCTTTGAAAGGGATACTTTCAATTTTGCGGTCTCCTCTACCCCATCAGCATTCTTAGAAAGGTTCAAAACCTACTATGGCCCTACCATGAATGCATTCGAAGCTGCCGAAAAGAATGGAAAGGCAGCGGAATTAAAGCAGGAGCTGGAGACCCTGTTCAACAGTCAGAACAAAAGTGGCAGCAGTGATAGCACGCTTATTCCGGCAACCTTCTTAAAAGTGACGGTGAATCGCAGATAG